A region of the Polaribacter sp. L3A8 genome:
CGTGATAAAAACTATGCTGAATATCATCTTCACGCGTCCAAACAACTTGTACAGGTGCGTTTATTTTTTTAGAAATAGCAACTGCTTCTACCACAAAATCAGATTTAGATTTTCTACCAAAACCTCCACCTAAAAAAGTAACATTTATAGTTACTTTTTCTAAAGCGATATTAAAGAAATGTGCTATTTCTGCTCTTGCCGTTTGCGGATCTTGTAAAGGTGCCCAAACTTCTATTTTATCCTCCTGAAACCAAGCCGTAGCATTAGGCACTTCCATGGGCGCATGCACCAAAAAAGGAACGTGATACGTAGCTTCTACAATTTCTGTAGCGTCTTTAAAAGCGGCATCTACATTACCACTACTTCCAGGAACTAATTTTCCTTTTTCTAGTAATCTTTCTGTTAGTTTTTCTTTGAATTTCTCGGTATCAAAAGAATGATTATCTCCGTAATTCCATTCAATATTTAAGTTTAATTTTCCTTGAAAGGCAGACCACGTATTATCTGCAATAACCGCAACACCTCCTAAAGTTCCAAAAAACTGACCTGTTGGCGGCACTATTCTAGGTATTTCGAAAATAGTTTCTACGCCTGCTGTTTTTTCTGCGCTTGATGCATCGAAACTTTTTACGGTTCCGAAAGTTACGGGACATCTGGCAATGGCAGCAAATTTCATATTCGGAATTCTAACATCAATTCCGTAAGTTGCTGTTCCGTGTGTAAAATCGTTTAAATCGACACTTTTTAAGTTTTTTCCTATAAATTTAAAATCTTCAACTTTTTTAAGTTTGATGTTTTCATCCGAAGGAATTGCAACATTAGCAGCTTCGTCTACCAAATCTCCAAAGAAAATTTTGTCGTTGGTTTTTGTATTGATGATAAAATGATTTTCTGCTTTACAATCTGTTTCTGCAACCTTCCATTTAGTAGCGGCAGCAGTAATTAACATGGCTTTTGCTGCAGCCCCCATTTTTCTCATAGGTTCTAACAAAGTTCTTACACTTCTAGATCCATCTGTATTTTGATTGCCATATTTGGCATCTCCAGTTGCCTGTTTTATAGTAATATATTTCCAATCGGCTTCTAATTCATCTGCAATTGCAGAAGCCAAAGAAGTTCTAATTCCTTGTCCCATTTCCGAACGAGAAGCTATTAAAGTAATGTTTCCGTCTTTTTTAATGTGTACAAATAAGT
Encoded here:
- a CDS encoding xanthine dehydrogenase family protein molybdopterin-binding subunit — its product is MSKIQQINRRDFVKLFGLASGGILLGCTVSSDKKEFIPQADETFTPNLFVHIKKDGNITLIASRSEMGQGIRTSLASAIADELEADWKYITIKQATGDAKYGNQNTDGSRSVRTLLEPMRKMGAAAKAMLITAAATKWKVAETDCKAENHFIINTKTNDKIFFGDLVDEAANVAIPSDENIKLKKVEDFKFIGKNLKSVDLNDFTHGTATYGIDVRIPNMKFAAIARCPVTFGTVKSFDASSAEKTAGVETIFEIPRIVPPTGQFFGTLGGVAVIADNTWSAFQGKLNLNIEWNYGDNHSFDTEKFKEKLTERLLEKGKLVPGSSGNVDAAFKDATEIVEATYHVPFLVHAPMEVPNATAWFQEDKIEVWAPLQDPQTARAEIAHFFNIALEKVTINVTFLGGGFGRKSKSDFVVEAVAISKKINAPVQVVWTREDDIQHSFYHAASAQYLKAGLDTNGEVTGWLQRVGLPSIVSSFKPMSDYASGLELNQGFTNNAYNLPDFRLENVKAEANVRIGWLRSVVNIHSGFGNNSFVDELAFAAKKDPIQFHLDLIGKDRIIAGKSQSPYNSKRMKDVLKNTAKMADWGKSLAKNHGLGVAIQYSFYSYVATIVEVSVNAGKVKIENVWTTIDCGLALNKNNIKNQLEGAAIFGMSLALYGKISAKKGAVEQHNFFDYPMTRMKDAPNIHIDILDKMHEPPTGVGEPGVPVMAPAICNAIFNATGKRVRSLPLVDFGMV